The proteins below come from a single Deltaproteobacteria bacterium genomic window:
- the ubiE gene encoding bifunctional demethylmenaquinone methyltransferase/2-methoxy-6-polyprenyl-1,4-benzoquinol methylase UbiE: MSESIKSLFSSISPTYDRANHLLSLNADRRWRRKTIRKIGGDKTRSFKALDLCAGTLDLSIEFLERFPRGEVWALDFSQKMLEHGMAKIRANGPKGPLQHRLHTVCADGLNMPFSTGQFDVVFCGFGFRNFDDRKTALKEIHRVLKPEGQLLILEFFRPTNFITRLFHKTYGNFVLPLAGGLISGRKEAYRYLHRSIADFYSLEECKELFRQSGFETTEAKNFSLGVCSLIAGKKPPLGV, encoded by the coding sequence GTGAGTGAATCGATCAAAAGTCTCTTCTCCTCCATCTCCCCCACCTACGACCGGGCAAACCACCTGTTGAGCCTGAACGCCGACCGCCGGTGGCGGCGGAAAACGATTCGGAAAATCGGGGGAGACAAAACCCGATCATTTAAGGCGCTGGACCTCTGCGCCGGGACGCTTGATCTTTCAATTGAGTTTTTAGAGCGGTTTCCCAGGGGAGAAGTCTGGGCCCTCGATTTTTCCCAAAAGATGCTGGAACATGGGATGGCCAAAATAAGGGCCAACGGCCCCAAAGGGCCCCTGCAACATCGCCTCCATACCGTCTGCGCGGATGGCCTGAACATGCCCTTTTCCACCGGACAATTTGACGTCGTCTTTTGCGGTTTTGGTTTTCGGAATTTTGACGATCGAAAAACGGCGCTCAAAGAAATCCATCGCGTCCTCAAGCCGGAGGGGCAACTGCTGATTCTGGAATTTTTTCGGCCGACAAATTTTATCACACGCCTCTTTCACAAGACCTATGGAAATTTCGTCCTCCCCCTTGCAGGGGGCTTGATTTCCGGCCGCAAAGAGGCGTATCGCTATCTGCATCGCTCCATCGCCGATTTTTACTCGCTTGAAGAATGCAAAGAACTGTTTCGGCAAAGCGGATTTGAGACAACAGAGGCAAAAAATTTTTCGTTGGGGGTTTGTTCGCTGATTGCGGGAAAAAAGCCCCCATTGGGGGTTTGA
- a CDS encoding UbiX family flavin prenyltransferase produces MKIIIGITGASGAIYPFQLLTFLREKTNHDVSLIASPNGRRIFKEELEKDLEMFDYPIYGGKDFDVPFVSGSARYDQLVIVPCSMGTMGRIAHGVSDDTLTRTADVFIKEKRKMIVVPRETPFSLIHIENMRLLLLAGVTIIPAIPSFYSRPQTIEQTAATVTSRILDHMGIENNLMERWKK; encoded by the coding sequence ATGAAAATCATCATCGGCATTACGGGGGCCAGCGGGGCGATCTATCCGTTTCAACTTCTCACTTTTTTAAGAGAGAAGACAAACCACGACGTCTCTCTCATCGCCTCGCCAAACGGGCGGCGGATTTTCAAGGAGGAATTGGAAAAAGACCTGGAAATGTTCGATTACCCGATTTACGGCGGCAAGGACTTTGATGTCCCGTTCGTTTCCGGTTCCGCCAGATACGATCAACTGGTCATCGTCCCTTGTAGCATGGGAACCATGGGACGGATCGCCCACGGCGTTTCGGACGACACACTGACCCGGACAGCGGATGTTTTTATCAAGGAGAAAAGAAAAATGATCGTCGTCCCGCGCGAGACCCCCTTCTCGCTGATTCATATCGAAAACATGCGGCTTCTTTTGCTGGCGGGGGTAACGATCATTCCGGCGATCCCGTCGTTTTATTCCCGACCACAAACAATCGAACAGACTGCCGCGACGGTCACCAGCCGGATCCTCGATCATATGGGCATCGAGAACAACTTGATGGAACGGTGGAAAAAATGA
- a CDS encoding tRNA (cytidine(34)-2'-O)-methyltransferase, which yields MIHVVLVEPQIPPNTGNIARLCAGLSLPLHLVRPLGFKLTDRYLKRAGLDYWPHVDLHVHESWKAFREEFSRGNFYYLTTKSKRPYTSVEFKKGDFLVFGSETKGLPASLLKENTDRLLTIPIDDNIRSFNLSSAVAMVVGEAVRQIRQGPS from the coding sequence ATGATTCACGTTGTCCTTGTTGAACCGCAAATTCCCCCCAACACCGGTAACATCGCGCGGCTCTGCGCGGGTTTAAGCCTGCCGCTCCATCTCGTCCGCCCGCTCGGCTTCAAACTCACCGACCGGTATCTGAAACGGGCGGGGCTGGACTACTGGCCTCACGTCGATCTTCATGTCCATGAATCGTGGAAAGCATTCCGCGAGGAATTTTCACGCGGGAATTTCTACTATCTGACCACGAAATCAAAACGTCCGTATACCTCCGTTGAATTCAAAAAGGGGGATTTTCTGGTTTTTGGAAGCGAGACAAAAGGACTGCCGGCCTCCCTCCTGAAAGAAAATACCGACCGTCTTCTTACCATCCCGATTGACGATAATATCCGGAGTTTCAATCTGTCCAGCGCTGTTGCGATGGTAGTAGGGGAGGCGGTAAGACAGATAAGGCAGGGTCCAAGCTGA
- a CDS encoding UbiA family prenyltransferase yields MKKLVIKLIYTLEMIKFSHSVFALPFALAALVFAADGLPPLKTVGLIILAMVTARNTAMAFNRFADAKIDAKNPRTANRHIPKGLLSRGFVLSFALINGALFIYIASFFNPLAFKLSPMALAIIYFYSYTKRWTHFTQLFLGLSLAIAPVGAWIALRGMIEAFPLLLGAAVLFWVAGFDIFYATQDFHFDKSEGLKSLVVRFGIARSLIVAKFFHVLSMVFFLAIGIVYQLNTFYLTTVILMGTFLAYEHHLVKPDDLSRVNTAFFTLNGTVGILYLAGTILTVTTAS; encoded by the coding sequence ATGAAAAAGCTCGTGATCAAACTCATCTATACCCTTGAAATGATCAAGTTTTCGCACTCGGTCTTTGCGCTCCCGTTTGCCCTTGCGGCCCTCGTTTTTGCCGCCGACGGCCTCCCGCCGCTTAAAACGGTCGGCCTGATTATTCTGGCGATGGTCACGGCGCGGAACACCGCCATGGCCTTCAACCGCTTCGCCGACGCCAAAATCGACGCCAAAAACCCCCGGACCGCCAATCGGCATATCCCCAAAGGACTTTTAAGCCGTGGGTTCGTGTTGAGTTTTGCCCTGATCAACGGCGCCCTCTTCATTTATATCGCCAGTTTTTTCAATCCACTCGCCTTCAAACTCTCGCCGATGGCATTGGCGATCATCTACTTTTATTCCTATACCAAACGGTGGACCCACTTTACCCAACTGTTCCTCGGACTCTCGCTGGCCATCGCACCGGTCGGGGCGTGGATCGCTTTGCGCGGCATGATCGAGGCCTTCCCCCTTCTTCTCGGCGCGGCTGTTCTGTTTTGGGTGGCCGGGTTTGACATTTTTTACGCGACACAGGATTTTCACTTCGACAAAAGCGAAGGGTTAAAATCACTGGTTGTGCGCTTTGGCATTGCAAGATCGCTGATCGTCGCCAAATTTTTCCATGTCTTGAGCATGGTCTTCTTTCTGGCCATCGGAATTGTCTATCAGCTGAATACCTTCTACCTGACCACCGTGATCCTGATGGGCACCTTCCTCGCCTACGAACATCATCTTGTAAAACCCGACGACCTGTCTCGGGTGAACACAGCGTTCTTTACATTGAACGGTACTGTGGGCATTCTCTATCTGGCGGGAACCATCTTGACCGTCACAACCGCTTCCTGA
- a CDS encoding GAF domain-containing sensor histidine kinase, with the protein VSADYEFLNYLRQASQPLFKDEVLSEGRFTDIRSAGLHYFTQLSCVAVVPLTVKDEWVGLLNVGRGGRGRSYTEEDRGLLCLLADFLAHHLSNTLLYDEVRRQNKKLSEITEVKNQLIANVTHELRTPLTGILGLTDLVMEGADGPVTDDCRRHLGMVKAAGESLLEIVNNILSLIKIESGKEASAVRRIELGRVVDETSGLFEGVFASRENHFQSHVPGDFYVYGDEDQIRTVLINLIGNAAKFTEKGQIEVYAAKSGDMAKICVRDTGIGVSSEDGERIFEEFRQADGSVTRGYGGTGLGLAIAKRVVELHGGRIWVDSVLGKGSEFYLTLPITPTGIQATEAE; encoded by the coding sequence GTGTCGGCTGACTACGAGTTTTTGAATTATTTAAGACAGGCGTCGCAACCCCTCTTCAAGGATGAGGTCTTGTCCGAAGGGCGGTTTACGGATATCCGCTCCGCCGGTCTCCATTATTTCACCCAGCTTTCGTGCGTGGCGGTTGTGCCGCTGACGGTCAAGGATGAGTGGGTGGGTCTGTTGAACGTCGGACGCGGCGGCAGGGGGAGAAGTTACACGGAAGAAGACCGCGGTCTTCTCTGTCTTCTGGCCGACTTTCTGGCCCATCATCTTTCAAACACCCTCCTCTACGACGAGGTCCGCCGTCAGAATAAAAAACTCTCCGAGATCACCGAGGTGAAAAACCAGCTCATCGCCAACGTGACCCACGAACTGCGGACGCCGCTGACCGGCATTCTGGGGTTGACCGATCTCGTCATGGAAGGGGCCGACGGGCCCGTCACCGACGATTGCCGGCGGCATCTGGGGATGGTGAAGGCGGCGGGGGAGTCGCTTTTGGAGATTGTGAACAACATTCTCTCCCTCATCAAGATAGAATCGGGAAAGGAGGCCTCGGCCGTCCGCCGGATTGAGCTGGGGCGGGTGGTTGACGAGACCTCGGGCCTTTTTGAGGGGGTTTTTGCCTCGCGGGAAAATCATTTTCAATCGCATGTGCCGGGGGATTTTTACGTTTACGGCGACGAGGACCAGATCCGGACGGTTTTGATCAACCTGATCGGCAATGCCGCCAAGTTCACAGAGAAGGGGCAGATCGAGGTCTATGCCGCAAAAAGCGGCGATATGGCAAAGATCTGCGTGCGCGACACCGGCATCGGCGTCTCCTCAGAAGATGGCGAGCGGATTTTTGAGGAATTCCGCCAGGCCGACGGTTCCGTGACAAGGGGCTACGGCGGCACCGGCTTGGGGCTGGCCATTGCAAAAAGGGTTGTGGAACTGCACGGCGGAAGGATCTGGGTCGATTCGGTTTTGGGAAAGGGCTCCGAATTTTATTTGACCCTGCCGATCACCCCGACGGGGATTCAGGCAACCGAGGCGGAATAA